A stretch of the Rodentibacter haemolyticus genome encodes the following:
- the tgt gene encoding tRNA guanosine(34) transglycosylase Tgt: protein MKYELDKTSGNARRGRLVFERPQGTFKVETPAFMPVGTYGTVKGMTPEEVRATGAEILLGNTFHLWLRPGQEVMRKHGDLHDFMQWHRPILTDSGGFQVFSLGKLRKITEDGVKFQNPINGERVFLSPEKSMEIQYDLGSDIVMIFDECTPYPATFDYAKKSMEMSLRWAKRSRDRFDELGNKNALFGIIQGGVFEELRKVSLDGLVNIGFDGYAVGGLAVGEPKEDMHRILEYICPQIPADKPRYLMGVGKPEDLVEGVRRGIDMFDCVMPTRNARNGHLFVTDGIVKIRNAKYRDDTDPLDPHCDCYTCKNYTKAYLYHLDKCGEILGARLNTIHNLRYYQRLMAEIRQAIEDDRFDDFVVEFYARIGKPVPPLQLESMESSANNA, encoded by the coding sequence ATGAAATATGAATTAGATAAAACAAGCGGCAATGCACGCCGTGGGCGTTTAGTGTTTGAGCGTCCGCAAGGTACGTTTAAAGTGGAAACCCCGGCTTTTATGCCGGTGGGGACTTACGGTACGGTGAAGGGAATGACACCGGAGGAAGTGCGTGCCACCGGTGCGGAAATTTTGCTTGGTAATACCTTCCATTTATGGTTGCGTCCGGGGCAAGAGGTGATGCGTAAACACGGTGACTTGCACGATTTTATGCAATGGCATCGCCCTATTTTGACAGACAGCGGCGGCTTCCAAGTGTTTAGCCTCGGTAAACTGCGGAAAATCACGGAAGACGGGGTGAAATTCCAAAACCCGATTAATGGTGAACGCGTTTTTCTTTCCCCTGAAAAATCCATGGAAATTCAATACGATCTCGGTTCCGATATCGTGATGATTTTTGATGAATGCACGCCTTATCCGGCGACCTTCGATTACGCTAAAAAATCCATGGAAATGTCCCTACGTTGGGCAAAACGCAGCCGTGATCGTTTCGATGAATTAGGCAACAAAAACGCCCTGTTCGGCATAATTCAAGGCGGTGTGTTTGAAGAGTTACGTAAAGTTTCTTTGGACGGTTTGGTGAATATCGGTTTTGACGGTTATGCGGTGGGCGGTCTTGCCGTTGGCGAACCTAAAGAGGATATGCACCGTATTTTGGAATATATCTGCCCGCAAATTCCGGCAGACAAGCCGCGTTATTTAATGGGCGTGGGCAAACCGGAAGATTTGGTGGAAGGCGTACGCCGTGGGATTGATATGTTCGATTGCGTGATGCCGACCCGCAACGCACGTAACGGGCATTTATTCGTCACCGATGGCATTGTGAAAATTCGTAACGCTAAATATCGTGATGACACCGACCCGCTTGATCCTCATTGCGATTGCTACACTTGTAAAAACTACACCAAAGCCTATTTGTATCATTTAGATAAATGCGGCGAAATTTTGGGAGCACGTTTGAATACTATTCACAACCTGCGTTATTACCAACGCTTAATGGCGGAAATTCGCCAAGCTATTGAAGATGATCGTTTTGATGATTTTGTGGTGGAATTTTATGCCCGTATAGGCAAACCCGTTCCACCATTGCAGTTAGAGTCAATGGAGTCATCAGCAAACAACGCCTAA
- the queA gene encoding tRNA preQ1(34) S-adenosylmethionine ribosyltransferase-isomerase QueA: MRVSDFYFDLPDELIARYPKEDRSSCRLLQLNGENGEISHRTFTDVLNLIDEGDLLIFNNTRVIPARMFGRKASGGKIEVLVERMLDEHRFLAHIRSSKSPKDGAELFLGEDKLGENNGIKAVMTARHNTLFEVELTDKSTALLNVLQEIGHMPLPPYIDRPDEEADQECYQTVYSKVPGAVAAPTAGLHFDDELLAKLRAKGVNFEFVTLHVGAGTFQPVRVENIEEHVMHAEYVELSQEVCNAIIDTKKAGKRVIAVGTTSVRSIETAALSAEENGNPDLIEPYFSDTSIFIYPGKPFRVVDGLITNFHLPESTLIMLVSAFAGYQNTMSAYKSAVENRYRFFSYGDAMFITKNPHVKGLE, translated from the coding sequence ATGCGCGTTTCAGATTTCTATTTTGATTTACCCGATGAACTTATCGCCCGCTATCCCAAAGAGGATCGTTCTTCCTGCCGTTTACTGCAATTAAACGGTGAAAACGGGGAAATTTCTCACCGCACTTTTACCGATGTATTGAATTTAATCGATGAAGGCGACTTGCTGATTTTCAACAATACAAGAGTAATTCCGGCACGAATGTTCGGGCGAAAGGCAAGCGGGGGCAAAATTGAAGTGCTGGTGGAACGTATGTTAGATGAACATCGTTTCTTAGCCCATATTCGCTCTTCCAAATCACCAAAAGACGGGGCGGAATTATTTCTTGGCGAAGACAAACTTGGCGAAAATAACGGCATTAAAGCGGTGATGACGGCACGCCATAACACCTTATTTGAAGTGGAATTAACGGATAAATCAACCGCACTTTTAAACGTGTTACAGGAAATCGGACATATGCCATTGCCGCCTTATATCGATCGTCCCGATGAAGAAGCGGATCAAGAATGTTATCAAACGGTTTACAGTAAAGTACCGGGTGCGGTGGCTGCACCTACCGCCGGTTTGCATTTTGATGACGAATTGTTAGCCAAACTCCGAGCCAAAGGGGTCAATTTTGAATTTGTTACCCTACACGTAGGGGCAGGCACATTCCAACCGGTTCGGGTAGAAAATATTGAAGAACACGTAATGCACGCCGAATATGTGGAGCTTTCACAAGAAGTATGCAATGCGATTATCGACACCAAAAAAGCGGGAAAACGTGTGATTGCGGTTGGCACAACCTCCGTGCGTTCCATTGAAACCGCCGCCCTATCGGCAGAGGAAAATGGCAACCCTGATCTTATCGAACCTTATTTTTCCGATACCTCCATTTTTATTTACCCTGGCAAACCTTTCCGTGTGGTTGATGGGTTAATCACCAACTTCCACCTGCCGGAAAGCACCTTAATTATGTTGGTCTCCGCTTTCGCCGGCTATCAAAATACGATGTCAGCCTATAAAAGTGCGGTCGAAAATCGCTATCGTTTTTTCAGTTATGGGGATGCGATGTTTATTACAAAAAATCCGCACGTGAAAGGGTTAGAATAA
- the pssA gene encoding CDP-diacylglycerol--serine O-phosphatidyltransferase: MLINKLKGPVQNLQNLPFLPLEKAQIEFLFSPTEFKTQIIELIRNAKKRIYVTALYWQKDEAGQEILDEIYRVKQEHPDLDVKILVDWHRGQRNLLGAEKSDTNADWYCEQRQTYQLPDDPNMFFGVPINTREVFGVLHIKGFIFDDTVLYSGASINNVYLQQNDKYRYDRYQKITDTELANSMVNFINDHLLNFDAVHPLDTVNRPRTKEIRAAIRAYRKNLANYAEYQLESAVEFSDVLSVSPLFGLGASGNELNQVIEDLFLQVQKNLVICTPYFNFPRTLQNKITGLLQEGKNVEIIVGDKVANDFYIPPEQPFKIAGALPYLYESNLRRFCENFQQEIEQGRLVVRLWKDGDNTYHLKGVWVDESYILLTGNNLNPRAWRLDAENGLLIHDPKQELRDQVEKELAHIRRHTNVLKHYSELEELSQYPEPVQKLLKKFARIKADKLVKMIL, encoded by the coding sequence ATGTTAATCAATAAATTAAAAGGACCTGTGCAAAATCTCCAAAATTTGCCCTTTTTACCCTTAGAAAAAGCGCAAATTGAATTTTTGTTCAGCCCGACTGAATTTAAAACGCAGATTATTGAATTAATCAGAAATGCAAAAAAACGCATTTATGTGACCGCACTTTACTGGCAAAAAGATGAAGCAGGGCAAGAAATTCTTGATGAGATTTATCGCGTAAAGCAAGAGCACCCTGATTTAGACGTCAAAATTCTTGTGGATTGGCACCGTGGTCAACGCAATTTATTAGGCGCAGAAAAATCCGACACCAATGCCGATTGGTATTGTGAACAGCGTCAAACCTACCAACTCCCTGATGATCCCAATATGTTTTTCGGCGTGCCGATTAATACCCGTGAAGTCTTTGGTGTATTGCACATTAAAGGGTTTATTTTTGATGATACCGTGCTATACAGCGGCGCGAGCATCAACAATGTGTATTTACAACAAAATGACAAATATCGTTACGACCGCTATCAAAAAATCACCGATACTGAACTGGCAAATTCAATGGTGAATTTCATTAATGATCATTTATTGAATTTTGATGCCGTACATCCGCTAGATACGGTAAACCGTCCACGTACAAAAGAAATCCGAGCGGCAATTCGGGCTTATCGTAAAAACCTAGCCAATTACGCCGAATATCAGTTAGAAAGTGCGGTCGAATTTTCCGATGTTTTAAGCGTTTCACCTTTATTCGGCTTAGGCGCATCAGGCAATGAATTAAACCAAGTAATTGAAGATTTATTCTTACAAGTACAAAAAAATTTGGTGATTTGCACCCCATACTTTAACTTTCCCCGCACCCTGCAAAATAAGATCACCGGCTTATTACAAGAGGGTAAAAATGTGGAAATTATTGTCGGTGATAAAGTGGCGAACGATTTTTACATTCCGCCTGAGCAACCCTTTAAAATCGCGGGCGCATTGCCTTATTTATATGAAAGCAACCTTCGCCGTTTTTGTGAAAACTTTCAACAGGAAATCGAACAAGGGCGCTTGGTCGTACGCTTATGGAAAGACGGCGACAACACCTATCACTTAAAAGGCGTTTGGGTAGATGAAAGTTATATTTTGCTCACCGGCAATAATTTGAACCCGCGTGCGTGGCGTTTGGATGCGGAAAACGGCTTATTAATTCACGATCCAAAGCAAGAGCTGCGTGATCAAGTGGAAAAAGAACTGGCACATATTCGCCGACACACCAACGTATTAAAACATTATTCCGAATTGGAAGAACTCTCACAATATCCTGAACCGGTGCAAAAATTACTGAAAAAATTTGCCCGAATTAAGGCGGATAAATTAGTGAAAATGATTCTTTAA
- a CDS encoding TrmH family RNA methyltransferase, whose protein sequence is MTNLRKPTFQTNSDKSFQERSPKRTSEPSAPRFKERQSSEKRTQNRPHFDKKPNDRNANHRFQQEIREPKVSAFSLNKANGEQGAVKVTVKSTAVVYKEKEKKTGPLSPRAPEKIKKNRAEEMKVYGENACLECFAQRPESIVRVWATVQMSHKIGEMFSYLAANKKVYHVVSSEELTLVSGSEHHGGICMLVKKQRPFTLQGYLDIPHQEDALVLFDNVHNAQNVGGVLRTCAFYGVKHIVTANADNLYSAAAMRVAEGGAEHIRLLECLDVESALQQLRQAGYQVVHIAQGKEGVTLDKAQFGKKVVFLLSEGSTADLCEKPDLNVRLSLSSPLKNGLNIAVNGGILLAKWYFAK, encoded by the coding sequence ATGACAAATTTACGTAAACCGACTTTTCAAACCAATTCCGATAAATCTTTTCAGGAACGTAGCCCTAAACGCACTTCCGAACCTTCAGCCCCCCGTTTTAAGGAACGTCAATCTTCTGAAAAACGCACGCAAAATCGACCGCACTTTGATAAAAAACCGAATGATCGCAACGCAAACCACCGTTTTCAACAAGAAATTCGAGAACCAAAAGTTTCAGCGTTTTCTTTAAATAAAGCGAACGGTGAACAAGGTGCGGTTAAAGTTACGGTGAAAAGTACCGCTGTTGTTTATAAAGAAAAGGAAAAGAAAACCGGTCCGCTTTCTCCACGTGCGCCTGAAAAAATTAAGAAAAATCGTGCGGAAGAAATGAAGGTATATGGTGAGAATGCTTGTTTAGAATGCTTTGCACAACGTCCGGAAAGTATCGTTCGCGTGTGGGCAACGGTACAAATGTCACATAAAATCGGTGAGATGTTCAGCTATTTGGCGGCGAATAAAAAAGTGTATCACGTTGTAAGTTCGGAGGAATTGACTTTGGTCAGCGGCTCGGAACACCACGGCGGCATTTGTATGCTTGTCAAAAAACAACGCCCTTTTACATTGCAAGGCTACTTGGATATTCCGCATCAAGAAGATGCCCTCGTGTTGTTTGATAATGTGCATAATGCTCAAAATGTAGGAGGCGTGTTGCGTACTTGTGCATTTTATGGCGTGAAACACATTGTGACGGCGAATGCCGATAATCTCTATTCTGCGGCAGCGATGCGTGTTGCGGAGGGCGGTGCGGAGCATATCCGTTTGTTAGAATGTTTAGATGTTGAATCGGCGTTGCAGCAACTTCGCCAAGCGGGTTATCAAGTGGTACATATCGCACAAGGTAAAGAAGGTGTGACATTGGATAAAGCTCAATTCGGCAAGAAAGTCGTGTTTTTGTTGAGCGAAGGCAGCACGGCGGATTTGTGTGAGAAACCGGATTTAAACGTGCGTTTATCTTTGAGCAGTCCATTAAAAAACGGCTTAAATATTGCGGTTAATGGCGGCATTTTGTTGGCGAAGTGGTATTTTGCAAAATAA
- the nhaC gene encoding Na+/H+ antiporter NhaC: protein MQNTKSQISNQQINIPFLYALLPVLVMVATMAVSIIKFEASPHVPLIIGAITATLVAMKFGYRWNTIEQGIYSGIKMALPAIVIIIMIGLTIGAWLGGGIVATMIYYGLKLISPSLFLFTICIICGLVTLSIGSSWSTMGTIGVAAIGIGLSIGIPTPIVAGAVISGAYFGDKMSPLSDTTNLASGITNTDLFDHIKHMLTTTLPAYVIALAFYLYMGMQFDSSHTNLSHIQSVMENISKNFVISPWLLLVPVIVVLLVMKKVSAIPALTIGILLGSLCHVFVQGSDVGTAVKTLHDGFKIQSGHEIIDTLFNRGGIESMMYTISLTIVAMSFGGIAEQTGMLRSVVSTILHFARSASMLIIATIFSSVITNCTTSEQYISILLPGRMYVTAYKERKLHSKNLSRALEDGGTVTSVLVPWNTCGVYAYSMLQVSAFEYAPYAVFNYAVPLLAIVFALFNIKIERIE from the coding sequence ATGCAAAATACAAAATCTCAAATATCAAACCAACAAATTAATATCCCTTTCCTGTACGCATTACTGCCCGTTCTCGTTATGGTTGCAACAATGGCGGTTTCTATCATTAAATTTGAAGCCTCACCTCATGTTCCGCTTATCATCGGCGCAATCACGGCAACACTGGTTGCGATGAAATTCGGCTATCGTTGGAATACCATTGAACAAGGTATTTACAGCGGCATTAAAATGGCGCTCCCCGCCATTGTTATCATCATTATGATCGGGCTGACTATCGGCGCTTGGTTAGGTGGCGGGATTGTCGCAACAATGATTTACTATGGTTTGAAGCTCATTTCACCTTCGCTATTTCTCTTTACGATTTGTATTATTTGCGGGTTGGTGACACTTTCCATCGGCAGTTCTTGGTCAACAATGGGAACAATTGGCGTAGCTGCAATCGGTATCGGTTTAAGTATAGGAATTCCCACTCCGATAGTTGCGGGTGCTGTGATTTCAGGGGCTTACTTTGGAGATAAAATGTCCCCTCTCTCAGATACCACCAATCTTGCCTCCGGCATCACCAATACCGATTTATTCGATCATATTAAACATATGCTCACCACAACCTTACCGGCTTATGTCATCGCATTAGCTTTTTATTTGTATATGGGAATGCAATTTGATTCCTCACATACAAACCTCTCTCACATACAAAGCGTAATGGAAAATATTTCCAAAAATTTTGTCATTAGCCCTTGGTTATTACTTGTACCTGTCATCGTCGTGTTACTCGTGATGAAAAAAGTCTCTGCGATCCCGGCATTAACCATTGGAATATTGCTCGGCTCACTCTGCCACGTTTTTGTACAAGGGAGCGATGTAGGTACAGCAGTTAAAACGTTACACGATGGCTTTAAAATTCAAAGTGGACACGAAATAATTGATACCTTGTTTAATCGTGGTGGAATTGAATCAATGATGTATACCATTTCTCTCACCATTGTCGCCATGAGCTTTGGAGGCATTGCGGAACAAACCGGAATGCTGAGATCTGTTGTATCAACCATTTTACATTTTGCCCGCAGTGCAAGTATGTTAATTATTGCCACCATTTTTTCCTCCGTAATTACAAATTGCACCACCTCGGAGCAATACATTTCCATTCTATTACCCGGCAGAATGTATGTAACCGCCTATAAAGAACGGAAATTGCACTCAAAAAATCTTTCCCGTGCTTTAGAAGACGGTGGAACGGTAACTTCCGTCCTTGTACCTTGGAACACTTGCGGTGTCTATGCTTATTCCATGCTTCAAGTCAGCGCGTTTGAATATGCACCTTATGCAGTTTTCAACTACGCAGTACCATTACTGGCAATAGTATTCGCCTTATTTAATATCAAAATCGAACGGATTGAATAA
- a CDS encoding ornithine cyclodeaminase, giving the protein MSYPSTITGSLPTIIISPQDVANIIKRQGIEETLKGMRDYILEDYLNWDSFDKSPRISNHVPDGVLELMPIANQQQYSFKYVNCHPKNPNEGLSTILAFGALISNDTGQPDVISEFTLSTALRTAATSVLAAQYLARPNSKRMAIIGNGCQSEFQALAFYYLLGIEELALFDIDRKASEKLARNLANTSLKIEIFDTVAQAVKNADIITTVTAEYSRANIITPEMIEAGMHINAVGGDNVNKTELHVEVVKNARVFVEFEPQTRIEGELQNMPADFPVTPLFEVFQKDQSARQSKEEVTLFDSVGFAIEDFSAIRYMNDAAIKLGLARPLSLTPDLKDPKDLFSYLSDYANI; this is encoded by the coding sequence ATGTCATACCCGTCAACTATCACAGGAAGTTTGCCAACCATTATTATTAGTCCGCAAGATGTTGCGAATATCATTAAACGTCAAGGTATTGAAGAAACGCTGAAAGGAATGAGGGATTATATTTTAGAAGATTATCTTAACTGGGATTCCTTTGACAAAAGCCCTAGGATTTCCAATCATGTTCCCGATGGTGTATTAGAATTAATGCCTATTGCTAATCAACAGCAATACAGTTTTAAATATGTAAATTGTCACCCTAAAAACCCGAATGAAGGACTTTCAACCATCTTAGCCTTTGGCGCATTAATCAGTAATGATACGGGACAACCTGATGTTATCAGCGAATTCACCCTGAGCACCGCATTACGTACTGCCGCGACCTCCGTACTTGCGGCACAATATCTCGCCCGTCCAAATAGTAAACGAATGGCAATTATCGGTAATGGCTGTCAAAGTGAATTTCAAGCATTGGCATTCTATTACTTGTTGGGAATTGAGGAACTCGCTTTATTTGATATTGATCGGAAAGCCAGTGAAAAATTGGCTCGCAATTTAGCAAATACCTCGTTAAAAATTGAGATCTTCGATACCGTTGCACAAGCGGTCAAAAATGCGGACATTATTACTACCGTAACGGCTGAATATTCAAGAGCCAATATTATTACACCGGAAATGATTGAAGCTGGCATGCATATTAATGCGGTAGGGGGCGATAATGTCAATAAAACGGAGTTACATGTAGAAGTGGTTAAAAATGCGCGCGTGTTTGTGGAATTTGAACCTCAAACACGTATTGAGGGCGAACTGCAAAATATGCCTGCTGATTTTCCGGTTACGCCGTTATTTGAAGTTTTCCAAAAAGATCAATCCGCCCGTCAATCGAAAGAAGAAGTTACTTTATTTGATTCTGTAGGTTTTGCTATTGAAGATTTTTCAGCGATTCGCTATATGAATGATGCAGCGATCAAATTAGGTTTGGCTCGACCATTGTCACTTACCCCTGATTTAAAAGATCCGAAAGACTTATTTAGCTACCTTTCCGATTATGCAAATATTTAA
- a CDS encoding Lrp/AsnC family transcriptional regulator produces the protein MSILDKTDQELLSLLRENARYSIAFLAQKLKVSRATVTNRIARLEKAGIILGYRVELHSTADNNGIKAWTTVIVDGGATTEVVQMLRGEPCINAIYDTNGRWDILVELIAPSLEELGQALERIRSIKAIHTSETHIHLKRYV, from the coding sequence ATGTCAATTTTAGATAAAACGGATCAGGAGTTATTGAGTTTATTGCGGGAAAATGCGAGATATTCCATTGCATTTTTGGCTCAAAAACTGAAAGTCTCTCGGGCAACCGTAACAAATCGTATTGCACGGCTTGAAAAAGCGGGAATTATTTTAGGTTATCGGGTGGAGCTTCACTCTACGGCGGATAATAACGGTATCAAGGCTTGGACAACGGTTATTGTCGATGGCGGAGCAACGACAGAGGTTGTCCAAATGCTACGTGGTGAGCCTTGTATCAATGCGATTTACGACACAAATGGACGTTGGGATATTCTTGTTGAACTTATCGCGCCGTCATTGGAGGAACTTGGGCAAGCGCTTGAACGAATTCGCTCGATTAAAGCAATCCATACTTCAGAAACTCATATCCATTTAAAACGTTATGTATAA
- a CDS encoding cytochrome c3 family protein, whose protein sequence is MSEKKPNFIVRFWHWFRKPSRLAVGTIISLAFIGGILSWVGFNYGLEQTNTEQFCASCHTQDAYPEYLHSVHYQTRTGVGASCPDCHVPHEFIPKMKRKIIAAKEVYAYYTGKVDTLEKFNRHRLAMAENEWARMKANDSQECRNCHKVDRMNFNDQRSVAARMHQKMKTEGKTCIDCHKGIAHQLPDMSGVESGFKDDQKEVKK, encoded by the coding sequence ATGTCAGAGAAAAAACCAAACTTTATCGTGCGTTTTTGGCATTGGTTTCGTAAGCCAAGTCGCTTAGCTGTCGGCACGATTATCAGCCTCGCATTTATTGGTGGCATTTTATCTTGGGTTGGGTTTAATTATGGTCTGGAACAAACCAACACAGAGCAATTTTGTGCAAGTTGCCATACGCAAGATGCTTATCCGGAATACTTACACAGCGTGCATTATCAAACCCGTACCGGCGTGGGTGCAAGTTGTCCAGATTGCCACGTACCACATGAATTTATTCCAAAGATGAAACGTAAAATCATTGCGGCAAAAGAGGTATACGCCTATTACACCGGCAAAGTGGATACGCTTGAAAAATTCAACCGACATCGTTTAGCCATGGCGGAAAATGAATGGGCACGAATGAAAGCTAACGATTCACAAGAATGTCGCAACTGTCATAAGGTTGATCGTATGAATTTTAATGATCAACGTTCCGTTGCAGCACGTATGCACCAAAAAATGAAAACGGAAGGCAAAACCTGTATTGATTGCCACAAAGGTATTGCCCACCAATTACCGGATATGAGCGGCGTGGAATCAGGTTTTAAAGACGATCAAAAAGAAGTGAAAAAATAA
- a CDS encoding nitrate reductase cytochrome c-type subunit: protein MTKQVSKILTGLMTALFAGSLMAADVQPIGKDLTQSPENVAPAFHNAPRQSELPALNYVNQPPMVPHSVANYQVTKNVNQCLNCHSPENARLSGATRISPTHFMDRDGNVGSSSSPRRYFCLQCHVSQSNVDPIVPNDFKPMKGYGN, encoded by the coding sequence ATGACTAAACAGGTATCTAAAATTTTAACAGGATTAATGACCGCACTTTTTGCCGGTTCTTTAATGGCTGCTGATGTACAACCGATAGGAAAAGATTTAACCCAATCACCGGAAAATGTCGCACCGGCGTTTCACAATGCACCGCGTCAAAGTGAATTACCTGCATTAAACTATGTGAACCAACCGCCTATGGTGCCACATAGTGTAGCCAATTACCAAGTGACAAAAAATGTGAACCAATGTTTAAACTGTCACAGTCCGGAAAATGCCCGTTTAAGCGGAGCAACCCGAATTAGCCCGACACACTTTATGGATCGTGACGGTAATGTGGGTTCCAGTTCCTCACCTCGCCGCTATTTCTGTTTACAATGCCACGTTTCTCAATCAAATGTGGATCCTATCGTACCGAACGACTTCAAACCGATGAAAGGTTACGGCAACTAA
- the napH gene encoding quinol dehydrogenase ferredoxin subunit NapH: protein MANAPKYAGKESREKWGWWYANRFLFWRRLSQLSIIAMFLSGPYFGVWILKGNYSGSLLLDTIPLSDPLITLESLATGHLPDTLTLIGAAIIVLCYAFLGSKIFCGWVCPLNMVTDTAAWLRRKLGIRQTAKLSRNLRYGILVMILAGSVISGMLLWEWINPVAALGRAFVFGLGATAWLVLVIFLFDLLIAEHGWCGHLCPIGAAYGLIGAKSLIRIKVIDRAKCDNCMDCYNVCPEAQVLRSPLHGKKDESLLVLSKDCISCGRCIDVCAEKVFKFSTRFDHSGE, encoded by the coding sequence ATGGCGAATGCACCTAAATATGCCGGGAAAGAATCCCGTGAAAAATGGGGTTGGTGGTACGCCAATCGCTTTTTATTTTGGCGTCGATTAAGCCAACTTAGCATTATCGCGATGTTCTTAAGCGGCCCCTACTTCGGCGTATGGATTTTAAAAGGTAATTATAGCGGTAGTCTGTTATTGGATACGATTCCGCTAAGTGATCCTTTAATCACCCTTGAAAGTCTTGCCACAGGACACCTGCCTGATACGCTCACCTTAATAGGTGCAGCCATTATCGTGCTTTGCTATGCATTCCTCGGTAGCAAAATATTTTGCGGCTGGGTTTGCCCGCTGAATATGGTGACCGATACGGCAGCGTGGTTACGCCGCAAACTGGGAATTCGCCAAACGGCAAAATTGTCACGCAACTTGCGTTACGGCATTCTGGTGATGATTTTAGCAGGTAGTGTGATAAGCGGTATGCTGTTATGGGAATGGATTAATCCCGTTGCGGCATTAGGTCGTGCCTTTGTATTCGGCTTAGGTGCAACGGCGTGGCTGGTATTGGTGATTTTTCTTTTTGATTTATTGATTGCGGAACACGGCTGGTGCGGGCATCTTTGCCCCATCGGTGCGGCTTACGGGCTAATTGGTGCGAAAAGTTTAATCCGAATCAAAGTGATTGATCGAGCCAAATGCGATAATTGTATGGATTGTTACAATGTCTGTCCTGAAGCCCAAGTTTTACGTTCACCTTTACACGGAAAAAAAGACGAAAGCCTCCTTGTGCTTTCCAAAGATTGTATTAGTTGCGGACGTTGCATTGACGTTTGCGCTGAAAAAGTTTTCAAATTTTCGACCAGATTCGATCATTCAGGGGAGTGA
- the napG gene encoding ferredoxin-type protein NapG, with the protein MKKPILNPERRRFLKDTSRTAGGLVCVGILLGLQQKQSLAREGVPLRPPFALQDAKAFSAACIRCGQCVQACPYDMLHLASLLSPVEAGTPYFIARDKPCEMCPDIPCAHACPSGALDRNATDINESRMGLSVLLDHETCLNWQGLRCDVCYRVCPLIDKAITLEKQHNPRSDKHALFIPTVHSDACTGCGKCEQACVLEDAAIKVLPMELAKGMLGKHYRLGWEEKAKAGHSLAPSDMISLPTRTPEAAIAEPAEPILAPVLGGGK; encoded by the coding sequence ATGAAAAAGCCCATTCTTAATCCTGAGCGCAGACGCTTTTTAAAAGATACCTCCCGTACCGCGGGCGGTTTGGTCTGCGTGGGGATTTTGTTGGGATTACAGCAGAAACAAAGCCTTGCCCGCGAAGGTGTGCCGTTGCGACCGCCCTTTGCATTGCAAGATGCCAAAGCCTTTTCCGCCGCCTGTATTCGTTGCGGTCAGTGTGTACAAGCCTGCCCTTACGATATGTTGCATCTGGCTTCGCTATTATCGCCTGTGGAAGCGGGAACACCGTATTTTATTGCGCGTGATAAACCTTGTGAGATGTGTCCGGATATTCCGTGCGCTCATGCCTGTCCGAGTGGCGCATTGGATCGTAATGCAACCGACATCAATGAATCACGAATGGGATTATCGGTGCTATTGGATCACGAAACCTGCTTAAATTGGCAAGGATTACGTTGTGATGTATGTTATCGCGTTTGTCCGTTAATCGACAAAGCCATCACATTAGAAAAACAACATAATCCACGTTCGGACAAACACGCATTGTTTATACCAACGGTTCATTCCGATGCTTGTACCGGCTGTGGGAAATGTGAACAAGCCTGTGTATTGGAAGACGCAGCGATTAAAGTTCTGCCGATGGAACTGGCGAAAGGTATGCTGGGCAAACATTATCGTTTGGGTTGGGAGGAAAAAGCGAAAGCCGGTCATTCCCTTGCGCCGAGCGATATGATTTCGTTACCTACACGCACACCTGAAGCGGCAATAGCCGAACCGGCGGAACCGATTTTAGCACCGGTATTAGGAGGCGGAAAATAA